In one window of Amblyomma americanum isolate KBUSLIRL-KWMA chromosome 9, ASM5285725v1, whole genome shotgun sequence DNA:
- the LOC144105124 gene encoding female-specific histamine-binding protein 2-like, whose product MKLAVLFALLGSAFCAGTQGHASGVAEPPLWANEDMFGNYQDAWKSLNQSETTIYWLVVATFDDDQASWGKNFTCLRVNETNKNETEKSVTSVFTFRNSSGDQEYTVREKVKAVFSYNYTNKENAIQYTLQNGTTLNDTLIFSDGETCDLFSVPYMNGGKGCELWVNGKNVDNIPQCCLFAYKFFCNPRGIKNHWAYKKTCARNHK is encoded by the exons ATGAAGCTTGCTGTTCTCTTTGCTCTTCTAGGGTCAGCTTTCTGCGCCGGAACGCAGGGTCATGCCTCTGGGGTGGCTGAACCTCCTCTCTGGGCAAATGAAGATATGTTCGGCAATTACCAGGATGCATGGAAG AGCTTGAACCAGAGTGAGACCACCATTTACTGGCTCGTAGTGGCGACATTCGATGATGACCAAGCTTCATGGGGCAAAAACTTCACTTGTTTGCGAGTAAATGAAACCAATAAAAATGAAACGGAGAAGTCTGTTACTTCCGTGTTCACGTTCAGAAACTCGTCCGGTGATCAGGA GTACACAGTGAGAGAAAAAGTCAAGGCAGTTTTCAGCTACAATTATACTAACAAAGAAAATGCCATTCAGTATACATTGCAGA ATGGCACAACACTTAATGACACCCTCATCTTCAGTGATGGAGAGACCTGCGACCTTTTCAGCGTGCCCTATATGAACGGCGGAAAAG GATGTGAACTCTGGGTGAATGGCAAAAATGTCGACAATATTCCACAGTGCTGCTTATTTGCGTATAAATTTTTCTGCAACCCAAGAGGCATTAAAAACCACTGGGCTTACAAAAAAACGTGTGCAAGAAATCATAAATAA